The Streptomyces sp. NBC_01275 genome has a segment encoding these proteins:
- a CDS encoding extracellular solute-binding protein produces MRRGIAATALVASLALAATACGGDDSGSDDSSGPVTITWWDTSNATNEAPTYQALVKEFEAANKDVKVKYVNVPFDQAQNKFDTAAGASGAPDVLRSEVGWTPAFAKKGFFLPLDGTEALADQAKFKSNLVEQAKYEGKTYGVPLVTDTLALVYNKQLFEKAGITEAPKTWDDLKTAAATVKAKTGVDGYWGSTQAYYAQSFLYGEGTDTVDADAKKITVNSAAAKKAYGTWLGLFDGKGLHKADTTADAYAHIQDAFVNGKVAAIVQGPWEITNFYKGAAFKDKANLGIATVPAGSTGKAGAPTGGHNLSVYAGSDAAHQKAALKFVNFMTSAKSQATIALKNSTLPTRDDAYTTAVKADPGIAGYQTVLGAAQPRPALPEYSSLWGPLDTELPKIAGGKESLDKGLSNAELAIQKLVPDFSK; encoded by the coding sequence ATGCGGCGTGGCATAGCGGCCACCGCGCTGGTGGCGTCCCTCGCCCTGGCGGCGACGGCCTGCGGCGGAGACGACAGCGGCAGCGACGACTCGTCCGGCCCGGTCACCATCACCTGGTGGGACACCTCCAACGCGACCAACGAGGCGCCGACGTACCAGGCCTTGGTCAAGGAGTTCGAGGCCGCCAACAAGGACGTCAAGGTCAAGTACGTCAACGTGCCCTTCGACCAGGCGCAGAACAAGTTCGACACGGCCGCCGGCGCGTCCGGCGCCCCGGACGTGCTGCGCTCCGAGGTCGGCTGGACCCCCGCCTTCGCCAAGAAGGGCTTCTTCCTGCCGCTGGACGGCACCGAGGCCCTCGCCGACCAGGCGAAGTTCAAGTCGAACCTGGTCGAGCAGGCCAAGTACGAGGGCAAGACGTACGGCGTTCCGCTGGTCACCGACACGCTCGCGCTGGTCTACAACAAGCAGCTCTTCGAGAAGGCCGGCATCACCGAGGCCCCGAAGACCTGGGACGACCTGAAGACCGCCGCCGCCACCGTCAAGGCGAAGACCGGCGTCGACGGCTACTGGGGCTCCACCCAGGCCTACTACGCCCAGTCCTTCCTCTACGGCGAGGGCACCGACACCGTCGACGCCGACGCCAAGAAGATCACCGTGAACTCGGCCGCCGCCAAGAAGGCCTACGGCACCTGGCTGGGCCTGTTCGACGGCAAGGGGCTGCACAAGGCCGACACCACCGCCGACGCCTACGCCCACATCCAGGACGCGTTCGTCAACGGCAAGGTCGCCGCGATCGTGCAGGGCCCCTGGGAGATCACGAACTTCTACAAGGGCGCGGCGTTCAAGGACAAGGCCAACCTCGGCATCGCCACCGTCCCGGCCGGCTCCACCGGCAAGGCGGGCGCCCCGACCGGCGGCCACAACCTGTCCGTGTACGCCGGCTCGGACGCGGCGCACCAGAAGGCGGCCCTGAAGTTCGTCAACTTCATGACCTCCGCGAAGTCCCAGGCGACCATCGCGCTGAAGAACTCCACGCTGCCGACGCGCGACGACGCCTACACCACCGCGGTCAAGGCCGACCCGGGCATCGCCGGCTACCAGACGGTCCTGGGCGCCGCCCAGCCGCGCCCGGCGCTGCCGGAGTACAGCTCCCTGTGGGGTCCGCTCGACACCGAACTGCCGAAGATCGCCGGCGGCAAGGAGTCCCTCGACAAGGGCCTGAGCAACGCCGAGCTCGCGATCCAGAAGCTGGTTCCGGACTTCAGCAAGTAG
- a CDS encoding LacI family DNA-binding transcriptional regulator — MTTRLADIAAQAGVSEATVSRVLNGKPGVAATTRQSVLAALDVLGYERPVRLRQRSAGLVGLITPELENPIFPALAQVIGQALTRQGYTPVLATQTPGGSTEDELTEMLVDRGVAGIIYVSGLHADTTADTQRYEQLRAQGVPFVLVDGFSPKVQAPFISPDDRAAMTLAVTHLVSLGHTRVGLALGPKRFVPVQRKIEGFVRTMQDQLGLSAQTIESELVQHSLYTLEGGQAATNALIDRGCTAIVCASDMMALGAIRAARQRGLAVPQDVSVVGFDDSPLIAFTDPPLTTVRKPVPAMGQAAVRTLLEEIGGTPAPHSEFVFMPELVVRGSTASAPGDRNRP, encoded by the coding sequence GTGACCACACGGCTTGCCGACATCGCCGCGCAGGCGGGGGTGAGCGAAGCGACCGTCAGCCGCGTCCTCAACGGCAAGCCTGGCGTCGCCGCCACCACCCGCCAGTCCGTGCTCGCCGCGCTGGACGTCCTGGGCTACGAGCGCCCGGTCCGTCTGCGCCAGCGCAGCGCGGGCCTCGTCGGCCTCATCACGCCCGAGCTGGAGAACCCGATATTCCCGGCCCTGGCCCAGGTCATCGGCCAGGCGCTGACCCGGCAGGGTTACACCCCGGTCCTCGCCACCCAGACCCCGGGCGGCTCCACGGAGGACGAGCTGACCGAGATGCTGGTGGACCGCGGGGTCGCCGGCATCATCTACGTCTCCGGCCTGCACGCGGACACCACGGCCGACACCCAGCGCTATGAGCAGCTGCGCGCCCAGGGCGTCCCCTTCGTCCTGGTGGACGGCTTCTCCCCGAAGGTCCAGGCCCCCTTCATCTCCCCCGACGACCGCGCCGCGATGACTCTGGCGGTCACCCACCTCGTCTCGCTCGGCCACACCCGGGTCGGCCTGGCCCTGGGCCCGAAGCGCTTCGTGCCGGTGCAGCGCAAGATCGAGGGGTTCGTCCGCACGATGCAGGACCAGCTGGGCCTGAGCGCGCAGACGATCGAGTCGGAGCTGGTCCAGCACTCCCTCTACACCCTGGAGGGCGGCCAGGCGGCGACGAACGCGCTGATCGACCGGGGCTGTACGGCGATCGTGTGCGCCAGCGACATGATGGCCCTGGGCGCGATACGAGCGGCCCGGCAACGCGGCCTCGCGGTCCCCCAGGACGTCTCCGTGGTCGGTTTCGACGACTCGCCCCTGATCGCCTTCACCGACCCGCCCCTGACGACCGTCCGCAAGCCGGTCCCCGCGATGGGCCAGGCCGCGGTCCGCACCCTGCTGGAGGAGATCGGCGGGACGCCGGCGCCGCACAGCGAGTTCGTGTTCATGCCGGAGCTGGTGGTACGCGGTTCGACCGCTTCGGCCCCCGGGGACCGGAATCGTCCGTAA
- a CDS encoding phosphatase PAP2 family protein, producing the protein MGESTVTPLEGRDQALPQPVTAGVRQRPMDRLRTPRRPRLWFEVLLIAVSYWTYSLIRNAVPEQRGAALRNADWIWSVENHLSIAVEESVNHAVNSVTWLIIGMNYYYATLHFVITLGVLVWLYRSHPGRYAATRLVLFATTAVALIGYYFYPLAPPRLMPGGDFIDTVVVHRTWGSMASGDLKHMSNQYAAMPSMHIGWSLWCGLTIFALASVPWVRILGLLYPAATLLVIVATANHFWLDAVGGILCLTFGFTVARIWYGALPYHLPRTVPPRKKAPERLSPRPAQPPAGPR; encoded by the coding sequence ATGGGTGAATCGACCGTGACGCCACTGGAAGGCCGTGATCAGGCCCTTCCGCAGCCTGTCACGGCCGGGGTCCGGCAGCGCCCCATGGACCGCCTGCGCACCCCCCGCCGCCCCCGCCTCTGGTTCGAGGTCCTGCTCATCGCGGTGAGCTACTGGACGTACTCCCTGATCCGCAACGCGGTCCCGGAGCAGCGCGGCGCCGCGCTGCGCAACGCGGACTGGATCTGGTCGGTCGAGAACCATCTGAGCATCGCCGTGGAGGAGTCCGTCAACCACGCGGTGAACTCGGTGACCTGGCTGATCATCGGCATGAACTACTACTACGCGACGCTGCACTTCGTCATCACCCTGGGCGTCCTGGTCTGGCTCTACCGCAGCCACCCCGGCCGCTACGCGGCGACCCGCCTCGTCCTCTTCGCCACCACCGCCGTGGCCCTGATCGGCTACTACTTCTACCCCCTGGCGCCCCCGCGCCTGATGCCGGGCGGCGACTTCATCGACACGGTCGTGGTCCACCGGACCTGGGGCTCGATGGCCTCCGGCGACCTGAAGCACATGTCGAACCAGTACGCCGCGATGCCGTCCATGCACATCGGCTGGTCCCTGTGGTGCGGCCTGACGATCTTCGCCCTGGCCTCCGTGCCCTGGGTACGGATCCTGGGCCTCCTGTACCCGGCGGCCACCCTGCTGGTCATCGTCGCCACGGCCAACCACTTCTGGCTGGACGCGGTGGGCGGCATCCTCTGCCTGACCTTCGGCTTCACGGTGGCCCGCATCTGGTACGGCGCGCTGCCGTACCACCTGCCCAGGACGGTGCCGCCGAGGAAGAAGGCGCCGGAGCGGTTGTCTCCGAGGCCCGCGCAGCCTCCCGCAGGGCCTCGATGA
- a CDS encoding DMT family transporter, giving the protein MAALALLWGSGFLWIKLALTHGLTPAQITLARCALGTAVLLLLARRAGQRLPRSRTVWRHLFVAALFCNALPFALFAVGEQHVDSGIAGVLNATTPLWSLLIGVLLGTERALHPLRLTGLLLGFAGTLLIFAPWQRSGLLSWPALALLAAAASYAVAFAYMARNLTTRDAPLAMSAAQLLAATAWTALALPTATALHPDVTALLAVTALGILGTGVTFYLNYRLIAEEGPTTAATVGYLLPVVSIALGTLFLNEHTGPRVLTGMAVVLLAVALTRTTKKPTESDADAGAGAGGTRPTTGAGRGGASQPVA; this is encoded by the coding sequence ATGGCCGCCCTGGCACTCCTCTGGGGCTCCGGCTTCCTCTGGATCAAGCTGGCGCTCACCCACGGCCTGACCCCGGCGCAGATCACCCTCGCCCGCTGCGCCCTCGGCACGGCCGTACTCCTGCTCCTGGCCCGCCGCGCAGGTCAACGCCTGCCCCGCTCACGCACGGTCTGGCGTCATCTGTTCGTGGCCGCCCTGTTCTGCAACGCCCTGCCCTTCGCCCTCTTCGCCGTCGGAGAGCAGCACGTCGACTCCGGCATCGCGGGCGTCCTCAACGCCACCACCCCCCTCTGGTCCCTCCTCATCGGCGTCCTGCTGGGCACGGAACGCGCACTGCACCCCCTACGCCTGACCGGCCTCCTCCTCGGCTTCGCCGGCACGCTGCTGATCTTCGCCCCCTGGCAGCGCTCGGGCCTGCTCAGCTGGCCGGCCCTGGCCCTCCTGGCCGCCGCGGCCAGCTACGCGGTGGCCTTCGCCTACATGGCCCGCAACCTGACGACCCGGGACGCCCCGCTGGCCATGTCGGCGGCCCAACTCCTGGCGGCCACAGCCTGGACCGCCCTCGCCCTCCCCACGGCGACCGCCCTCCACCCCGACGTGACCGCCCTCCTGGCGGTGACGGCCCTGGGCATACTCGGCACAGGCGTCACCTTCTACCTCAACTACCGCCTGATAGCGGAAGAGGGCCCCACCACAGCAGCCACGGTCGGCTACCTGCTCCCCGTGGTGTCGATAGCCCTGGGCACCCTGTTCCTCAACGAGCACACGGGCCCCAGAGTCCTCACAGGCATGGCGGTAGTCCTCCTGGCAGTGGCCCTGACCCGCACGACCAAGAAACCGACGGAGAGCGACGCCGATGCTGGGGCTGGGGCCGGCGGCACCCGACCGACAACGGGAGCGGGCCGTGGCGGTGCGTCGCAGCCCGTCGCTTAG
- a CDS encoding bifunctional [glutamine synthetase] adenylyltransferase/[glutamine synthetase]-adenylyl-L-tyrosine phosphorylase — protein sequence MMAPGRRSSTFTRLLRHGFTDPSAAERLLDGPELSQVRDDPFLLEALGATADPDLALHGLVRLLEAQGVGSARRELLDTLIAAKPLRDRLLGVLGASAALADHLARHPRDWEALVTYEPRDLHPGVEEFERGLAEAADPVSLRVAYRRCLLSIAARDVCGTTDLAETAAELADLATATLRAALGIARAAAPDDAASCRLAVIAMGKCGGHELNYVSDVDVIFVGEAVGENDEGKALRAATKLASHMMRICSETTVEGSIWPVDANLRPEGRNGPLVRTLSSHLAYYQRWAKTWEFQALLKARPVAGDPALGEAYVAALEPMVWKAAERENFVTDVQKMRRRVVENIPVAEVERELKLGPGGLRDVEFAVQLLQLVHGRADASLRSGTTLDALQALAAGGYVGRADAVQLDEAYRFLRSMEHRIQLYRLRRTHLVPEGEAELRRLGRSLGLRVDPVADLSREWKRHTTVVRRLHEKLFYRPLLDAVAQLAPGETRLSAKAARERLVALGYADPAAALRHLEALASGVTRKAAIQRTLLPVLLGWFADSADPDAGLLNFRKVSDALGKTPWYLRLLRDEGAVAENLARVLSAGRLAPDLLMRAPEAVALLGGDGDGGGGGGGGGVGSGGGLEPRGRGQLEQEILAAVGRAEGAVQGVTAARGVRRRELFRTTAADIVRSYGTEAQPVQADQGALVDLVGGAVSDLTAATVAGTLRAVVRDGWGDTLPTRFAVIGMGRFGGHELGYGSDADVLFVHEPRDGVDEREAGDAANRVVAEMRRLLQLPSADPPLLVDADLRPEGKSGPLVRTLNSYEAYYRRWSLVWESQALLRAEPVAGDEELGRRFIELIDPLRYPASGLGEDAVREIRRLKARMESERLPRGADPKLHTKLGPGGLSDVEWTVQLLQMRHGSELPGLRTTRTREALLAACAAGLISGEDAEILDEAWVLASRVRNAVMLVRGRAGDTFPSDARELVAVGRYLGYGAGRVGDMLDDYRRTGRRARGVVEELFYGG from the coding sequence ATGATGGCGCCGGGGCGCAGGAGCAGTACCTTCACACGGCTGCTGCGGCACGGTTTCACCGACCCGTCCGCCGCCGAGCGGCTCCTCGACGGGCCCGAGCTGTCCCAGGTGCGCGACGACCCCTTTCTCCTGGAGGCCCTCGGCGCCACCGCCGACCCCGACCTCGCGCTGCACGGTCTCGTACGGCTGCTGGAGGCGCAGGGCGTCGGGTCCGCCCGCCGGGAGCTGCTCGACACGCTGATAGCGGCCAAGCCCCTGCGCGACCGGCTGCTCGGGGTGCTGGGGGCCTCCGCCGCGCTCGCCGACCATCTCGCCCGGCATCCACGGGACTGGGAGGCGCTGGTCACCTACGAGCCGCGGGATCTGCATCCCGGGGTGGAGGAGTTCGAACGGGGGCTCGCCGAGGCGGCCGATCCCGTGTCGCTGCGCGTCGCCTACCGGCGGTGCCTGCTGTCCATCGCCGCGCGGGACGTGTGCGGCACGACCGACCTCGCCGAGACCGCCGCCGAGCTCGCCGACCTGGCCACCGCCACGCTGCGCGCCGCCCTCGGCATCGCCCGCGCCGCCGCACCCGACGACGCCGCGTCCTGCCGGCTCGCCGTGATCGCCATGGGCAAGTGCGGCGGACACGAGCTGAACTACGTCTCCGACGTCGACGTCATCTTCGTCGGCGAGGCCGTCGGCGAGAACGACGAGGGCAAGGCGCTGCGGGCCGCGACCAAGCTCGCCTCCCACATGATGCGGATCTGCTCCGAGACGACCGTGGAAGGCTCCATCTGGCCCGTCGACGCCAATCTGCGGCCCGAGGGCAGGAACGGCCCCCTCGTACGCACCCTGTCCAGCCATCTCGCCTACTACCAGCGGTGGGCCAAGACCTGGGAGTTCCAGGCGCTGCTCAAGGCCCGGCCGGTGGCGGGCGACCCGGCGCTGGGCGAGGCCTACGTCGCCGCCCTCGAACCCATGGTGTGGAAGGCCGCCGAGCGGGAGAACTTCGTCACCGACGTGCAGAAGATGCGGCGGCGCGTCGTCGAGAACATTCCGGTCGCCGAGGTCGAGCGCGAGCTGAAGCTCGGGCCGGGCGGGTTGCGGGACGTCGAATTCGCCGTGCAGCTGCTTCAGTTGGTGCATGGGCGGGCAGACGCCTCTCTTCGGAGCGGGACCACGCTCGACGCCCTGCAGGCGCTGGCCGCCGGCGGATACGTCGGGCGCGCGGACGCCGTGCAGCTCGACGAGGCCTACCGCTTTCTGCGCTCCATGGAACACCGCATCCAGCTCTATCGGCTGCGCCGCACCCACCTCGTCCCCGAAGGCGAGGCCGAACTGCGCCGCCTCGGCCGCTCCCTCGGGCTGCGCGTCGACCCGGTCGCCGACCTGAGCCGCGAATGGAAACGGCACACCACCGTCGTACGACGGCTGCACGAGAAGCTGTTCTATCGGCCGCTGCTCGACGCCGTCGCCCAACTCGCGCCTGGCGAAACCAGGCTGAGCGCCAAGGCGGCGCGGGAGCGGCTGGTCGCGCTCGGGTACGCCGATCCTGCCGCCGCGCTGCGGCATCTGGAGGCGCTGGCCTCCGGCGTCACCCGCAAGGCCGCGATCCAGCGCACTCTGCTGCCCGTGCTGCTGGGTTGGTTCGCCGACTCCGCCGACCCGGACGCCGGGCTGCTCAACTTCCGCAAGGTGTCCGATGCGTTGGGCAAGACACCCTGGTATCTGCGGCTGCTGAGGGACGAGGGCGCGGTCGCGGAGAACCTCGCGCGGGTGCTGTCCGCCGGGCGGCTCGCGCCCGATCTGCTGATGCGTGCGCCGGAGGCGGTGGCGTTGCTCGGCGGCGACGGCGACGGCGGTGGTGGGGGCGGCGGCGGTGGCGTGGGCAGTGGCGGCGGGCTCGAGCCGCGGGGGCGGGGGCAGTTGGAGCAGGAGATCCTCGCCGCGGTCGGGCGGGCGGAGGGCGCCGTGCAGGGCGTCACCGCCGCTCGTGGCGTCCGGCGGCGGGAGCTCTTTCGGACGACCGCCGCGGACATCGTCCGGTCCTACGGGACCGAGGCGCAGCCGGTCCAGGCCGATCAGGGCGCCCTGGTGGACCTCGTGGGCGGGGCCGTCTCGGATCTGACGGCCGCGACTGTCGCCGGGACCTTGCGTGCCGTCGTCCGTGACGGCTGGGGCGACACCTTGCCCACGCGCTTCGCCGTCATAGGGATGGGGCGCTTCGGCGGGCACGAGCTGGGCTACGGCTCCGACGCGGACGTTCTCTTCGTGCACGAGCCGCGGGACGGGGTCGACGAGCGGGAGGCCGGCGATGCCGCCAACCGGGTCGTCGCCGAGATGCGGCGGCTGTTGCAGCTCCCCAGCGCGGATCCGCCGCTGCTCGTCGACGCCGACCTGCGGCCCGAGGGCAAGTCCGGGCCGCTCGTACGGACGTTGAACTCGTACGAGGCCTACTACCGGCGGTGGTCGCTGGTGTGGGAGTCACAGGCGTTGCTGCGGGCGGAACCGGTCGCCGGGGACGAGGAGTTGGGGCGGCGGTTCATCGAGCTGATCGATCCCCTGCGGTATCCGGCGAGCGGGCTCGGGGAGGACGCCGTACGGGAGATCCGGCGGCTGAAGGCCCGGATGGAGTCCGAGCGGCTGCCTCGCGGGGCGGATCCCAAGCTGCACACCAAGCTGGGGCCCGGGGGGTTGTCCGACGTGGAGTGGACGGTGCAGTTGCTGCAGATGCGGCATGGCTCTGAGCTGCCGGGGCTGCGGACCACTCGGACGCGTGAGGCGCTCTTGGCCGCGTGTGCGGCGGGGCTCATCTCGGGTGAGGACGCGGAGATCCTGGACGAGGCCTGGGTGTTGGCCAGTCGGGTGCGCAACGCGGTGATGTTGGTGCGGGGACGGGCGGGGGACACGTTTCCGTCCGATGCTCGTGAACTTGTCGCTGTGGGGCGGTACTTGGGGTATGGGGCCGGGCGGGTGGGGGACATGCTCGATGACTATCGGCGGACTGGGCGGCGGGCTCGGGGGGTTGTCGAGGAGCTGTTCTACGGGGGGTAG
- a CDS encoding alkaline phosphatase family protein: MSDSSLSRRSRAVVASALAFTVAAVGLWTGLGGSSPARAAAGVPTPDHVVVVVFENHAYSQVISSSSAPYINSLRTGGANLTQSYAETHPSQPNYFALFSGSTQGVTDDSCYTPGFSSAANLASELLAAGRTWASYNETLPSQGSTTCSSGDYARKHNPWFGFSNVPTSTAKTFAQFPTDYATLPHVSFVVPNLCSDMHDCSVATGDTWLKNNLGAYATWAKTHNSLLVVTFDEDNRLSGNRIPTVLYGQQVTAGATTSTTYNHYDLLRTLEDGQGLTTHAGNAATAKDITGVWAS; encoded by the coding sequence GTGTCCGACAGCTCCCTGTCCCGCCGCAGTCGCGCCGTCGTCGCGTCCGCGCTCGCCTTCACCGTGGCCGCCGTCGGCCTGTGGACCGGCCTCGGCGGCTCCTCGCCCGCGCGGGCCGCCGCCGGCGTGCCGACGCCGGACCACGTGGTCGTCGTGGTCTTCGAGAACCACGCCTACAGCCAGGTCATCAGCTCCTCCAGCGCCCCGTACATCAACTCGCTGCGGACCGGCGGCGCCAACCTCACCCAGTCCTACGCAGAGACCCACCCCAGCCAGCCCAACTACTTCGCGCTGTTCTCCGGCTCCACCCAGGGCGTCACCGACGACAGCTGCTACACGCCCGGCTTCTCCTCCGCGGCCAACCTCGCCTCGGAGCTGCTCGCGGCCGGCCGCACCTGGGCCAGCTACAACGAGACGCTGCCCAGCCAGGGCTCGACGACGTGCAGCAGCGGCGACTACGCCCGCAAGCACAACCCGTGGTTCGGTTTCAGCAACGTGCCGACGTCGACGGCGAAGACCTTCGCACAGTTCCCGACCGACTACGCGACGCTCCCCCACGTGTCCTTCGTCGTCCCCAACCTGTGCAGCGACATGCACGACTGCTCGGTGGCGACCGGCGACACCTGGCTCAAGAACAACCTGGGCGCGTACGCGACCTGGGCCAAGACCCACAACAGCCTCCTCGTCGTGACCTTCGACGAGGACAACCGGCTCAGCGGCAACCGCATCCCGACGGTCCTGTACGGCCAGCAGGTGACGGCGGGCGCGACCACCTCGACCACGTACAACCACTACGACCTGCTGCGCACCCTGGAGGACGGCCAGGGCCTGACCACCCACGCCGGCAACGCGGCCACCGCGAAGGACATCACGGGCGTCTGGGCGTCCTGA
- a CDS encoding MFS transporter, translating into MYVADSRASTSPAAGAAADLHRARTHHRPPVAPTVLALGAVSLITDVSSEMVTAVLPLYLVAGLGLSPLGFGLLDGVYNGFSAVVRLAGGHLADRGGGRHKWVAGAGYALSALCKPLLLLAHTLTPIGLVLAADRTGKGLRTAPRDALISLSATPETRGRAFGVHRAMDTTGALLGPLAAFLILRETVDGYDAVFTVSFCVAVLGVLVLVLFVPGGRAPTTTHTPTAKTSLRAALGLLRRRDLRRIALCALLLGLATVSDSFVYLLLQRRLGVPDRWFALLPLGTAAAFLLLAVPLGRLADRVGRWRIFLAGHGALLTVYALLLAPRHGTLLPYTVLPYAVLFLHGGFYAATDGVLMAAASDSVPRELRSSGLALVQTGQATARFVCSLGFGAAWTLWGDRTALMASAVALAVGALFSLTLRPVRETVS; encoded by the coding sequence GTGTACGTAGCCGACAGCCGCGCGAGCACCTCGCCCGCGGCCGGGGCAGCAGCCGACCTGCACCGCGCCCGCACGCACCACCGCCCCCCGGTCGCCCCCACCGTCCTGGCCCTCGGCGCGGTCAGCCTGATCACCGACGTGTCGTCGGAGATGGTGACCGCGGTGCTGCCGCTGTACCTGGTGGCGGGCCTCGGCCTGTCCCCGCTGGGCTTCGGCCTGCTGGACGGCGTCTACAACGGTTTCTCGGCGGTCGTACGCCTGGCCGGCGGCCATCTCGCCGACCGGGGCGGGGGCCGGCACAAGTGGGTGGCGGGGGCGGGCTACGCGCTCTCCGCGCTGTGCAAGCCCCTGCTTCTCCTCGCGCACACGCTGACGCCCATCGGCCTGGTCCTGGCCGCGGACCGCACGGGCAAGGGGCTGCGCACGGCCCCGCGGGACGCGCTGATCTCCTTGTCCGCCACACCCGAGACCCGAGGGCGCGCCTTCGGAGTGCACCGCGCGATGGACACGACGGGCGCGCTGCTCGGCCCGCTGGCGGCGTTCCTGATCCTGCGGGAGACGGTGGACGGCTACGACGCGGTGTTCACGGTGAGCTTCTGCGTGGCGGTGCTGGGCGTGCTGGTGCTGGTCCTGTTCGTCCCGGGCGGACGCGCCCCTACGACGACGCACACCCCGACCGCGAAAACCTCCCTGCGCGCCGCCCTCGGCCTGCTCCGCCGCCGCGACCTGCGCCGTATCGCGCTCTGCGCCCTGCTGCTGGGCCTGGCCACGGTCAGCGACTCGTTCGTCTATCTGCTGCTCCAGCGCCGCCTCGGCGTCCCCGACCGCTGGTTCGCCCTGCTCCCGCTGGGCACGGCGGCGGCGTTCCTGCTGCTGGCGGTCCCGCTGGGCCGGCTGGCGGACCGGGTGGGCCGCTGGCGGATCTTCCTGGCGGGCCACGGAGCACTGCTGACCGTGTACGCCCTCCTCCTCGCACCCCGGCACGGGACACTCCTGCCGTACACGGTCCTGCCGTACGCCGTCCTGTTTCTGCACGGCGGCTTCTACGCGGCGACCGACGGGGTGCTGATGGCGGCGGCCTCGGACAGCGTGCCGCGGGAGCTGCGCTCGTCCGGTCTCGCGCTGGTGCAGACGGGCCAGGCGACGGCGCGGTTCGTCTGCTCGCTGGGCTTCGGGGCGGCCTGGACGCTGTGGGGCGACCGTACGGCGCTCATGGCGTCGGCGGTGGCGCTCGCGGTGGGCGCGCTGTTCTCGCTGACGCTCCGCCCGGTCCGGGAGACCGTCTCATGA
- a CDS encoding TolB-like translocation protein: MTLRNRILVFLTAVAVLAAVATASVLHAQARAERRNQTQAGGPEVTAGPISLTTTGRMVFRNLAWGPHRDELTTVPASDPSGPRTASDVKCLRFYAASGTGVCLQAVHGAVTDTYRALVLDARLKEKARYDVPGIPSRARVSPTGRYAAWTAFVGGDSYAGTDFSTRTAIVDTRTGRLTPTLETFEILRDGHVYKAPDVNFWGVTFAPDDRTFYATLATKGSTYLVRGDLRTRTVTTLHTNVECPSLSADGTRIAFKKRVKGLPKDAPWQLYVLDLGTLRETPLAESRSVDDQAVWRNDHTLVYALPGDYGADLYEIPADGTGKPRRISTAAVSPAYVVDR, encoded by the coding sequence ATGACCCTGCGCAACCGCATCCTGGTGTTTCTCACGGCCGTGGCCGTCCTCGCCGCGGTGGCGACGGCGTCGGTGCTGCACGCTCAGGCGCGGGCGGAGCGCAGGAACCAGACCCAGGCGGGCGGCCCGGAGGTCACGGCGGGGCCGATCAGCCTCACGACCACCGGCCGCATGGTGTTCCGCAACCTGGCCTGGGGCCCGCACCGCGACGAGCTGACGACGGTCCCGGCGTCGGACCCCTCAGGCCCACGCACCGCCTCGGACGTCAAATGCCTCCGCTTCTACGCCGCTTCGGGCACGGGAGTCTGCCTCCAGGCGGTGCACGGCGCGGTCACGGACACCTACCGCGCGCTCGTCCTCGACGCCCGCCTGAAGGAGAAGGCCCGCTACGACGTCCCCGGCATCCCCTCCCGCGCCCGGGTCTCCCCCACCGGCCGCTACGCCGCCTGGACGGCGTTCGTCGGCGGCGACTCCTACGCGGGCACCGACTTCTCCACCCGTACGGCGATCGTGGACACCCGCACCGGCCGGCTGACCCCGACCCTGGAGACCTTCGAGATCCTCAGGGACGGCCACGTCTACAAGGCCCCGGACGTCAACTTCTGGGGCGTCACGTTCGCACCGGACGACCGCACGTTCTACGCGACCCTGGCGACGAAGGGCAGCACCTACCTGGTCCGCGGCGACCTGCGCACCCGCACGGTCACGACCCTCCACACCAACGTCGAATGCCCCTCCCTCTCCGCGGACGGCACGCGGATCGCCTTCAAGAAACGCGTGAAGGGCCTCCCGAAGGACGCCCCCTGGCAGCTCTACGTCCTGGACCTCGGCACCCTGCGCGAGACCCCTCTCGCCGAATCCCGCAGCGTCGACGACCAGGCGGTCTGGAGGAACGATCACACCCTGGTGTACGCCCTCCCCGGCGACTACGGCGCGGACCTGTACGAGATCCCGGCCGACGGCACGGGAAAGCCGCGGCGCATCAGCACGGCGGCCGTCTCCCCCGCGTACGTCGTCGACCGGTGA